From Homo sapiens chromosome 6, GRCh38.p14 Primary Assembly, the proteins below share one genomic window:
- the ARG1 gene encoding arginase-1 isoform 2 (isoform 2 is encoded by transcript variant 2) produces the protein MSAKSRTIGIIGAPFSKGQPRGGVEEGPTVLRKAGLLEKLKEQECDVKDYGDLPFADIPNDSPFQIVKNPRSVGKASEQLAGKVAEVKKNGRISLVLGGDHSLAIGSISGHARVHPDLGVIWVDAHTDINTPLTTTSGNLHGQPVSFLLKELKGKIPDVPGFSWVTPCISAKDIVYIGLRDVDPGEHYILKTLGIKYFSMTEVDRLGIGKVMEETLSYLLGRKKRPIHLSFDVDGLDPSFTPATGTPVVGGLTYREGLYITEEIYKTGLLSGLDIMEVNPSLGKTPEEVTRTVNTAVAITLACFGLAREGNHKPIDYLNPPK, from the exons ATGAGCGCCAAGTCCAGAACCATAGGGATTATTGGAGCTCCTTTCTCAAAGGGACAG CCACGAGGAGGGGTGGAAGAAGGCCCTACAGTATTGAGAAAGGCTGGTCTGCTTGAGAAACTTAAAGAACAAG agtgtGATGTGAAGGATTATGGGGACCTGCCCTTTGCTGACATCCCTAATGACAGTCCCTTTCAAATTGTGAAGAATCCAAGGTCTGTGGGAAAAGCAAGCGAGCAGCTGGCTGGCAAGGTGGCAGAAGTCAAGAAGAACGGAAGAATCAGCCTGGTGCTGGGCGGAGACCACAG tttGGCAATTGGAAGCATCTCTGGCCATGCCAGGGTCCACCCTGATCTTGGAGTCATCTGGGTGGATGCTCACACTGAtatcaacactccactgacaacCACAAGTGGAAACTTGCATGGACAACCTGTATCTTTCCTCCTGAAGGAACTAAAAGGAAAG ATTCCCGATGTGCCAGGATTCTCCTGGGTGACTCCCTGTATATCTGCCAAGGATATTGTGTATATTGGCTTGAGAGACGTGGACCCTGGGGAACA CTACATTTTGAAAACTCTAGGCATTAAATACTTTTCAATGACTGAAGTGGACAGACTAGGAATTGGCAAGGTGATGGAAGAAACACTCAGCTATCTACTAGGAAG aaagaaaaggccaatTCATCTAAGTTTTGATGTTGACGGACTGGACCCATCTTTCACACCAGCTACTGGCACACCAGTCGTGGGAggtctgacatacagagaaggtCTCTACATCACAGAAGAAATCTACAAAACAG GGCTACTCTCAGGATTAGATATAATGGAAGTGAACCCATCCCTGGGGAAGACACCAGAAGAAGTAACTCGAACAGTGAACACAGCAGTTGCAATAACCTTGGCTTGTTTCGGACTTGCTCGGGAGGGTAATCACAAGCCTATTGACTACCTTAACCCACCTAAGTAA
- the ARG1 gene encoding arginase-1 isoform 1 (isoform 1 is encoded by transcript variant 1) has protein sequence MSAKSRTIGIIGAPFSKGQPRGGVEEGPTVLRKAGLLEKLKEQVTQNFLILECDVKDYGDLPFADIPNDSPFQIVKNPRSVGKASEQLAGKVAEVKKNGRISLVLGGDHSLAIGSISGHARVHPDLGVIWVDAHTDINTPLTTTSGNLHGQPVSFLLKELKGKIPDVPGFSWVTPCISAKDIVYIGLRDVDPGEHYILKTLGIKYFSMTEVDRLGIGKVMEETLSYLLGRKKRPIHLSFDVDGLDPSFTPATGTPVVGGLTYREGLYITEEIYKTGLLSGLDIMEVNPSLGKTPEEVTRTVNTAVAITLACFGLAREGNHKPIDYLNPPK, from the exons ATGAGCGCCAAGTCCAGAACCATAGGGATTATTGGAGCTCCTTTCTCAAAGGGACAG CCACGAGGAGGGGTGGAAGAAGGCCCTACAGTATTGAGAAAGGCTGGTCTGCTTGAGAAACTTAAAGAACAAG taactcaaaactttttaattttagagtgtGATGTGAAGGATTATGGGGACCTGCCCTTTGCTGACATCCCTAATGACAGTCCCTTTCAAATTGTGAAGAATCCAAGGTCTGTGGGAAAAGCAAGCGAGCAGCTGGCTGGCAAGGTGGCAGAAGTCAAGAAGAACGGAAGAATCAGCCTGGTGCTGGGCGGAGACCACAG tttGGCAATTGGAAGCATCTCTGGCCATGCCAGGGTCCACCCTGATCTTGGAGTCATCTGGGTGGATGCTCACACTGAtatcaacactccactgacaacCACAAGTGGAAACTTGCATGGACAACCTGTATCTTTCCTCCTGAAGGAACTAAAAGGAAAG ATTCCCGATGTGCCAGGATTCTCCTGGGTGACTCCCTGTATATCTGCCAAGGATATTGTGTATATTGGCTTGAGAGACGTGGACCCTGGGGAACA CTACATTTTGAAAACTCTAGGCATTAAATACTTTTCAATGACTGAAGTGGACAGACTAGGAATTGGCAAGGTGATGGAAGAAACACTCAGCTATCTACTAGGAAG aaagaaaaggccaatTCATCTAAGTTTTGATGTTGACGGACTGGACCCATCTTTCACACCAGCTACTGGCACACCAGTCGTGGGAggtctgacatacagagaaggtCTCTACATCACAGAAGAAATCTACAAAACAG GGCTACTCTCAGGATTAGATATAATGGAAGTGAACCCATCCCTGGGGAAGACACCAGAAGAAGTAACTCGAACAGTGAACACAGCAGTTGCAATAACCTTGGCTTGTTTCGGACTTGCTCGGGAGGGTAATCACAAGCCTATTGACTACCTTAACCCACCTAAGTAA
- the ARG1 gene encoding arginase-1 isoform 3 (isoform 3 is encoded by transcript variant 3): MSAKSRTIGIIGAPFSKGQPRGGVEEGPTVLRKAGLLEKLKEQECDVKDYGDLPFADIPNDSPFQIVKNPRSVGKASEQLAGKVAEVKKNGRISLVLGGDHSYILKTLGIKYFSMTEVDRLGIGKVMEETLSYLLGRKKRPIHLSFDVDGLDPSFTPATGTPVVGGLTYREGLYITEEIYKTGLLSGLDIMEVNPSLGKTPEEVTRTVNTAVAITLACFGLAREGNHKPIDYLNPPK, from the exons ATGAGCGCCAAGTCCAGAACCATAGGGATTATTGGAGCTCCTTTCTCAAAGGGACAG CCACGAGGAGGGGTGGAAGAAGGCCCTACAGTATTGAGAAAGGCTGGTCTGCTTGAGAAACTTAAAGAACAAG agtgtGATGTGAAGGATTATGGGGACCTGCCCTTTGCTGACATCCCTAATGACAGTCCCTTTCAAATTGTGAAGAATCCAAGGTCTGTGGGAAAAGCAAGCGAGCAGCTGGCTGGCAAGGTGGCAGAAGTCAAGAAGAACGGAAGAATCAGCCTGGTGCTGGGCGGAGACCACAG CTACATTTTGAAAACTCTAGGCATTAAATACTTTTCAATGACTGAAGTGGACAGACTAGGAATTGGCAAGGTGATGGAAGAAACACTCAGCTATCTACTAGGAAG aaagaaaaggccaatTCATCTAAGTTTTGATGTTGACGGACTGGACCCATCTTTCACACCAGCTACTGGCACACCAGTCGTGGGAggtctgacatacagagaaggtCTCTACATCACAGAAGAAATCTACAAAACAG GGCTACTCTCAGGATTAGATATAATGGAAGTGAACCCATCCCTGGGGAAGACACCAGAAGAAGTAACTCGAACAGTGAACACAGCAGTTGCAATAACCTTGGCTTGTTTCGGACTTGCTCGGGAGGGTAATCACAAGCCTATTGACTACCTTAACCCACCTAAGTAA